In the genome of Candidatus Baltobacteraceae bacterium, one region contains:
- a CDS encoding AraC family transcriptional regulator — MESKLADPLTEVVGLLQPGAPFTKVVDAAGRWRVRRSEYGRPFYCLCAYGSATLAVDGQEPIVLQQGDFALIPAADSFTMTSLEAALEEQAPVRMADGEYRLGDQRGPAEVRLLIGYCEFRSSDAALLVSLIPHLVHVRGEKRLATLAQLVSEEARAQRPARDVVLARLLEVLLIEALRAFETSASPGLVRGLHDEFLSVALRRLHEDPARQWTVAELAKEAALSRSAFFDRFNRVVGVTPMDYLLAWRMALAKKLLRQKHAAVATVAEGVGYSSASTFSVAFTRYVGIPPMRFARDSRQA, encoded by the coding sequence TTGGAGTCCAAATTGGCGGATCCCCTTACCGAGGTTGTCGGGCTGTTGCAACCCGGTGCGCCGTTCACGAAGGTCGTCGATGCCGCCGGCCGATGGCGGGTACGCCGCTCCGAATACGGGCGGCCGTTCTACTGCCTGTGCGCCTATGGATCAGCCACCCTCGCGGTCGACGGGCAAGAACCGATCGTGCTCCAGCAAGGTGATTTTGCGTTGATCCCCGCGGCGGACAGCTTTACGATGACGAGCCTCGAGGCGGCCCTTGAAGAGCAAGCACCTGTCCGAATGGCCGATGGCGAATATCGACTCGGCGATCAGCGCGGCCCGGCAGAAGTGCGCTTGTTGATCGGCTACTGTGAATTTCGCTCGTCCGACGCCGCTTTACTCGTATCGCTGATTCCGCATCTCGTTCACGTTCGCGGAGAGAAAAGGCTTGCGACTCTCGCGCAACTCGTGAGTGAGGAAGCGCGCGCGCAACGTCCGGCGCGTGACGTTGTTCTTGCGCGTTTACTTGAAGTGCTCCTCATTGAAGCGCTTCGAGCATTTGAAACATCTGCTTCCCCGGGGCTCGTACGCGGACTCCACGACGAATTTCTTTCGGTCGCCCTTCGACGTTTGCACGAAGACCCGGCGCGGCAATGGACGGTTGCGGAGCTGGCAAAAGAGGCAGCGCTTTCACGCTCGGCATTTTTCGATCGTTTTAACCGTGTCGTTGGCGTTACGCCGATGGACTATTTGCTCGCGTGGCGTATGGCGCTCGCAAAGAAGCTGCTGCGGCAGAAACATGCGGCTGTCGCCACTGTTGCCGAAGGCGTTGGCTACAGCTCGGCAAGCACGTTCAGCGTTGCGTTTACGCGCTACGTCGGCATTCCACCAATGCGCTTCGCGCGAGACTCGCGACAAGCTTGA
- a CDS encoding SDR family oxidoreductase: MSTVLITGCSSGFGLETAHYFLERGWHVVATMRVPREAVLPQSERLRILPLDVTDAHSVRRAIESAGPIDALVNNAGIGLMSVFENTDMGTAREVFETNTFGTMAVTHAVLPQFREREAGVVVNVTSSVTSRPLPLLSIYTASKAAINAFTESLALELEQFNVRVRLVIPGSSPETAFRHTARLRMQRAAPTEQYADFAQAIFARIGQQSLFTTSRDVAEAIWYATTDPASPTRIPAGADAVALSA; this comes from the coding sequence ATGAGTACAGTTCTAATCACCGGATGTTCGTCGGGCTTTGGGCTCGAGACCGCCCACTACTTCCTGGAGCGCGGGTGGCACGTCGTTGCCACCATGCGCGTCCCGCGCGAAGCTGTTCTGCCACAGTCCGAGCGCTTGCGGATTCTTCCCCTCGATGTCACGGACGCGCATAGCGTAAGGCGTGCGATCGAGAGCGCAGGGCCCATCGATGCGCTGGTCAACAACGCCGGCATCGGCTTGATGAGCGTGTTCGAAAACACGGACATGGGCACGGCGCGCGAAGTCTTTGAAACCAACACTTTCGGAACAATGGCAGTGACGCACGCAGTGCTCCCGCAGTTTAGAGAACGCGAAGCCGGTGTCGTTGTGAACGTTACCTCGAGCGTGACGTCTCGCCCCCTGCCGCTTCTCTCGATCTACACCGCAAGCAAAGCTGCCATCAATGCATTTACGGAATCACTTGCGCTGGAGCTCGAGCAGTTTAACGTGCGCGTGCGCTTGGTGATACCGGGCTCTTCTCCGGAAACCGCCTTCCGTCACACCGCACGCCTACGAATGCAGCGCGCTGCACCAACGGAGCAGTACGCTGATTTTGCGCAAGCCATCTTCGCGAGAATCGGTCAGCAGTCCCTATTCACAACGTCGCGGGACGTGGCCGAAGCGATCTGGTACGCAACAACCGACCCAGCTTCACCAACGCGAATTCCCGCAGGCGCCGATGCCGTTGCGCTCTCAGCGTAG
- a CDS encoding Lrp/AsnC family transcriptional regulator codes for MVKMAEVLYTYPADLPYESMVISKMTFDCDDTDWALLRHLQQDARVTLAQAGRIVGLTPPAVAERIRRLEEHGVIRGYHAAVDPTKLGRAISAFIRVRFTGGKYEPFERLIEATQEVLECHHITGEDCFIVKVSVATMSDLESVAAALSRFGPTATSVVYSTVIDRRLIANAHEPLLPANKRTVKSTRRRKSALSR; via the coding sequence ATGGTCAAAATGGCAGAGGTATTATATACTTATCCGGCGGACCTACCTTATGAATCGATGGTAATATCCAAAATGACTTTCGATTGCGATGACACGGATTGGGCCCTATTGAGACATCTCCAACAGGATGCGCGCGTGACACTCGCGCAAGCGGGGCGCATCGTCGGTCTCACCCCACCCGCCGTTGCGGAGCGCATTCGCCGACTCGAGGAGCACGGGGTGATTCGTGGGTATCATGCTGCCGTTGATCCTACGAAGCTTGGGCGTGCTATCTCAGCGTTCATCCGCGTGCGCTTTACGGGGGGAAAGTACGAGCCGTTTGAGCGTCTCATTGAGGCGACTCAAGAAGTTCTGGAGTGCCACCACATCACGGGCGAAGATTGCTTTATCGTGAAGGTATCGGTTGCGACGATGAGTGATCTCGAAAGCGTTGCTGCGGCTCTGTCCCGATTCGGGCCGACGGCCACCTCGGTTGTCTATTCCACCGTGATCGACCGGCGCCTGATAGCGAATGCTCACGAGCCACTATTACCAGCCAACAAGCGCACGGTTAAATCGACCAGACGAAGGAAGAGTGCCTTAAGCCGATAG
- a CDS encoding rhodanese-like domain-containing protein has translation MSTSYSPKYSAVSEFVPVAPDEAIRHFEGKLKLEVDPADVHYDNGKGVSTFVVIDTRSEDDYRREHIPGAISLPHRKMDAQTTKDLPRDRIVVTYCWGTACNASTKGALQLARLGFQVKEMIGGIEGWKSDGYSTVLGS, from the coding sequence ATGTCCACAAGCTACTCGCCGAAATACAGCGCTGTCAGTGAATTTGTCCCCGTTGCGCCAGACGAAGCAATCCGGCACTTCGAGGGAAAGTTGAAGCTAGAAGTGGACCCCGCCGACGTCCATTATGACAATGGTAAAGGTGTCAGTACATTTGTCGTTATCGATACGCGTTCTGAGGACGACTATCGGCGCGAACATATTCCCGGCGCGATAAGCCTCCCACACCGGAAAATGGACGCGCAAACTACGAAGGACTTGCCGCGCGATCGCATCGTGGTGACCTACTGTTGGGGCACCGCATGTAATGCTTCCACAAAGGGCGCGCTTCAGCTGGCGCGATTAGGGTTTCAGGTCAAGGAAATGATTGGTGGCATCGAGGGATGGAAGAGTGACGGATACTCGACAGTTTTGGGATCGTGA
- a CDS encoding pyridoxal-dependent decarboxylase, with product MTVPHPLFLADVERHEAFHDAIATIDRYLTNVESLPVERAIDASEVARFIERINFAVPMKPDEAIAYVNEAMLRFQTHTGHPGYFGLFNPASTAMGIVGEAMVAAFNPQLAAWSHAPFAVQLEQFLIRSMGRRFGEEFSYGAFTSGGAEANFTATLSALAKRFPTFSSAGARSLPGQPIAYASAAAHHSMIKVVRALGLGTEALRIVPCDTSYRMDVDALRDAIESDRRAGSYPFFVVGTAGATATGIIEPLAAISDVATDNGLWFHVDAAWGGFAAFVPEFRSLLAGAEFADSVTFDPHKMLGIPMGAGMFLTRHGSILGEVFSVTTSYMPASTSDDQLDPFTHSMQWSRRFIGLKLFLSLAVAGWDGYAEVLRDQVRLGNLLRKQLVASNWKLHNRTPLPIVCTTPMLTSKAPAKISEDVKRRGRSWVSSVILPDGTPTIRACICNYRTSAADIERLIVDLTDAASESVSQA from the coding sequence GTGACGGTCCCTCATCCACTGTTTCTAGCTGACGTCGAGCGACATGAGGCGTTTCACGATGCGATCGCTACTATTGATCGTTACCTAACCAACGTCGAGAGCCTCCCCGTCGAGCGCGCCATCGATGCTTCAGAAGTCGCGCGGTTCATCGAGCGAATTAATTTCGCAGTGCCCATGAAACCGGACGAGGCGATCGCGTATGTCAACGAGGCGATGCTTCGCTTTCAAACGCACACAGGGCATCCAGGGTACTTTGGGCTATTCAATCCGGCATCCACCGCAATGGGTATCGTGGGCGAAGCGATGGTCGCGGCGTTCAACCCACAGCTCGCGGCTTGGTCTCATGCGCCGTTTGCCGTTCAGCTTGAGCAGTTCCTCATCCGGTCAATGGGCCGACGCTTCGGCGAGGAATTCAGTTATGGAGCGTTTACCTCTGGCGGGGCTGAAGCCAACTTCACCGCGACATTGTCAGCTCTCGCGAAGCGCTTCCCAACGTTCTCTTCCGCCGGAGCGCGCTCTCTGCCCGGGCAACCCATTGCCTATGCTAGTGCGGCCGCACATCATTCCATGATCAAGGTTGTCCGCGCGCTTGGCCTAGGCACCGAGGCGCTGCGTATCGTTCCTTGCGATACGTCGTATCGAATGGACGTTGACGCACTGCGCGACGCGATCGAGTCGGATCGCCGTGCCGGTTCCTATCCGTTTTTTGTTGTCGGAACGGCCGGGGCAACTGCCACCGGAATCATTGAACCCCTTGCCGCGATCTCGGACGTCGCTACTGACAATGGCTTGTGGTTTCACGTGGACGCGGCGTGGGGCGGCTTTGCGGCCTTCGTTCCCGAGTTCCGAAGCCTCCTCGCCGGCGCTGAATTCGCAGATTCTGTGACGTTCGATCCGCACAAGATGCTCGGGATCCCGATGGGCGCAGGTATGTTCCTCACGCGCCACGGGAGCATTCTGGGAGAAGTCTTCTCCGTCACCACGAGCTACATGCCGGCGAGTACGTCGGATGACCAGCTCGATCCGTTTACACACTCGATGCAGTGGTCTCGGCGCTTTATCGGACTTAAGCTGTTTCTCTCATTGGCGGTCGCCGGGTGGGATGGATATGCGGAGGTTCTGCGTGACCAGGTGCGATTGGGCAATCTCTTGCGCAAACAGCTGGTGGCCTCGAACTGGAAGCTACACAACCGTACACCGCTGCCGATCGTATGCACGACTCCAATGCTCACATCGAAAGCGCCGGCTAAGATAAGCGAGGATGTCAAGCGCCGTGGTAGATCTTGGGTGTCCTCGGTTATTCTTCCGGATGGAACACCAACCATTCGCGCCTGTATCTGTAACTACCGGACATCGGCAGCCGACATAGAGAGGTTGATCGTCGACCTTACGGACGCCGCCTCAGAGAGTGTCAGTCAGGCTTAA
- a CDS encoding metallophosphoesterase, with protein sequence MKRGDFLGHVGWTGAGIAYAMTAGGIVRAAGMSPEDPYFIQISDSHLGFHQPANPDVAGTLKQAIDKINALPNQPSFVIHTGDVTHLSKPEQFDLGKQLLGSLKAPTIVLPGEHDALQDGLKPFYANFPAKSGADGWFSWEAQDVHYVALVNVFDFENMGKLGNDQLGWLQHDLAAVPKSRPIVVFAHVPLYALYPQWGWTTEDGSKALAMLAGFDAVTVLNGHIHQVIEHTEGNIRFATANATAYPQPSPGSAPKPGPLALPPNQLLHAIGYRTIEMHAGNATTHDITLG encoded by the coding sequence ATGAAACGCGGCGACTTTCTAGGACACGTCGGCTGGACCGGCGCGGGTATCGCGTACGCAATGACAGCAGGCGGCATCGTTCGCGCGGCCGGCATGTCGCCGGAAGATCCGTATTTCATTCAGATCAGCGACAGTCACCTCGGATTTCACCAGCCTGCGAACCCGGATGTTGCAGGCACGCTAAAGCAGGCGATCGACAAGATCAACGCGCTTCCAAATCAGCCGAGTTTCGTCATTCACACCGGCGACGTTACGCATCTTTCAAAGCCTGAGCAATTCGATCTCGGCAAGCAGCTGTTGGGTTCGCTCAAGGCGCCAACGATCGTACTGCCGGGCGAGCACGATGCACTGCAGGACGGCTTGAAACCGTTTTACGCAAACTTCCCGGCCAAGTCGGGAGCCGACGGCTGGTTTTCATGGGAAGCGCAAGACGTCCATTACGTTGCGCTCGTTAACGTCTTTGACTTCGAGAATATGGGTAAGCTCGGCAACGACCAGCTCGGTTGGCTGCAGCACGACCTCGCTGCGGTTCCGAAATCCCGTCCGATCGTCGTCTTTGCTCACGTACCGCTCTACGCGCTCTATCCGCAATGGGGTTGGACGACGGAAGATGGATCGAAAGCGCTCGCAATGCTCGCTGGTTTCGATGCGGTGACCGTACTCAACGGACACATCCATCAGGTCATCGAGCACACCGAAGGCAACATTCGATTCGCGACCGCCAATGCGACCGCGTATCCGCAGCCATCACCCGGGAGCGCGCCGAAGCCGGGGCCGCTGGCGCTTCCGCCAAATCAGCTTCTGCACGCGATCGGTTATCGTACGATCGAGATGCACGCGGGAAACGCTACGACGCACGATATAACTCTCGGATAG
- a CDS encoding cupredoxin domain-containing protein, with translation MKVLLLASAMLAALGAAPAPAGPTVHIKDFAYHAATLAVAPGTTVHFVNDDGEAHTVTAVDKSFDSTGMDTGDGWTHTFSKPGTYAYFCALHPYMKGVIVVRPTGGTTP, from the coding sequence ATGAAAGTTCTCTTACTAGCCTCAGCCATGTTGGCCGCCTTGGGCGCGGCTCCGGCCCCCGCCGGCCCGACGGTGCACATCAAAGACTTTGCGTACCACGCGGCAACGCTCGCCGTTGCGCCGGGTACGACCGTACATTTCGTCAACGACGACGGTGAGGCGCATACGGTAACCGCGGTCGATAAATCATTCGACTCAACGGGCATGGATACCGGCGACGGCTGGACGCACACCTTTAGCAAGCCGGGGACTTACGCCTATTTCTGCGCGCTGCACCCATATATGAAGGGTGTCATCGTCGTGCGCCCCACGGGAGGAACCACGCCATGA